One Actinoplanes missouriensis 431 DNA segment encodes these proteins:
- a CDS encoding SRPBCC family protein produces the protein MSFDMRMTRQLPATPEEVFDAYTDAEKQKIWFSILDEEPGIVEIEVDLRVGGTQTAVWGPSPDALFRETQTFVEIDRPHRLVTDSTGSSPDGMTMQTRIEITFEARDGGTLMTVVQSGFPVPEVRDFFVGEVWAGAFDRIEAFLTRRTRDAQRTDALRTDA, from the coding sequence ATGAGCTTCGACATGCGGATGACGCGGCAGCTGCCGGCCACACCGGAGGAGGTCTTCGACGCGTACACCGACGCCGAGAAGCAGAAGATCTGGTTCAGCATCCTCGACGAGGAGCCCGGCATCGTCGAGATCGAGGTCGACCTGCGGGTCGGCGGCACCCAGACGGCGGTCTGGGGTCCCAGCCCGGACGCGCTGTTCCGGGAGACGCAGACGTTCGTCGAGATCGACCGCCCGCACCGGCTGGTCACGGACTCGACCGGGTCGAGCCCGGACGGCATGACCATGCAGACCCGCATCGAGATCACCTTCGAGGCCCGGGACGGCGGGACGCTGATGACGGTGGTGCAGAGCGGCTTCCCCGTACCGGAGGTCCGTGATTTCTTCGTCGGCGAGGTCTGGGCCGGCGCGTTCGACCGGATCGAGGCGTTCCTGACCCGCCGGACCCGGGATGCCCAGCGGACCGACGCTCTTCGGACCGATGCCTGA
- a CDS encoding GNAT family N-acetyltransferase has translation MRREARPETPGARIERSERVIRHIGGEGDWNAVIWSDLEESTADAVIAEQAQMGAGFEWKLYGHDRPADLADRLRTAGFEAEEPETLMVAAVSELRLQPRLPGGVRVEEVTDPAGVELMVDVSERAFGASIPWLRARLLAQVGSPTTQMLVAMAGDEPVSAARMDLHPGTAFASLWGGGTLEQWRGRGIYRALVAHRARRAAEKGFDYLQVDATDQSRPILERLGVGALTTTTPFVLPG, from the coding sequence ATGCGGCGGGAAGCTCGGCCGGAGACGCCTGGGGCGCGGATCGAGCGGTCGGAGCGGGTGATCAGGCACATCGGCGGGGAGGGTGACTGGAATGCGGTCATCTGGTCCGATCTGGAGGAGTCCACGGCTGATGCGGTGATCGCCGAGCAGGCACAGATGGGCGCCGGCTTCGAGTGGAAGCTCTACGGGCATGATCGGCCGGCCGACCTCGCTGATCGGCTTCGGACAGCGGGGTTCGAGGCTGAGGAGCCGGAGACGCTGATGGTGGCGGCGGTCAGCGAGCTGCGGCTTCAGCCCCGACTGCCCGGCGGGGTACGGGTGGAGGAGGTCACCGACCCCGCCGGAGTCGAGTTGATGGTGGACGTCAGCGAGCGCGCGTTCGGTGCGAGCATCCCGTGGCTGCGGGCGCGGTTGCTGGCGCAGGTGGGTTCACCGACCACGCAGATGCTGGTGGCGATGGCCGGGGACGAGCCGGTGTCGGCGGCGCGGATGGATCTGCATCCGGGGACCGCGTTCGCGAGCCTGTGGGGCGGCGGGACGCTGGAACAGTGGCGGGGGCGGGGGATCTACCGGGCGCTGGTGGCGCACCGGGCGCGGCGAGCGGCAGAGAAGGGCTTCGATTATCTGCAGGTGGACGCGACTGATCAGAGTCGGCCAATTCTGGAGCGGCTGGGGGTCGGCGCGCTGACCACGACGACGCCGTTCGTGCTGCCGGGATAG
- a CDS encoding LCP family protein: MRKPRRAPLRTRLAVVAGSLLLLPALAAAPAVAGHAEIDGPLNVLLAGIDPRGSHQAPLADTIIVLHVPANRQGAYLFSLPRDLVVRIPAFPKSGSTAQRAKINAAMRLGAQAGAGRYDPAQGLQLLSTTVGQVTGIGAFDASAVIDFGGFKNVVAALGGVSMVIDQRVASEHRKPDGSPRDRVPQCQGHDDCARPYTGPQKVYPPSSTPVRLRAWEALDYVRQRYGLPHSDYDRQRHQRQFLTAVAGQLHGAGAARLRSVLGAANGSLRFNGGRHTLAEWVAELREIDVAAVTTVGLPGRPVFERGKYLGERLDASGFFTAVKNDRVAAFLLDHPGAVTLDR; encoded by the coding sequence GTGCGGAAACCACGCCGTGCCCCGCTGCGTACCCGGCTCGCCGTCGTCGCCGGGAGCCTGCTGTTGCTGCCGGCGCTCGCCGCCGCGCCCGCCGTCGCCGGGCACGCCGAGATCGACGGGCCGCTGAACGTGCTGCTCGCCGGCATCGACCCGCGCGGCTCGCACCAGGCGCCGCTCGCGGACACGATCATCGTGCTGCACGTGCCGGCGAACCGGCAGGGGGCCTACCTGTTCTCGCTGCCTCGGGACCTGGTGGTGCGGATCCCGGCGTTCCCGAAATCGGGCAGCACCGCGCAGCGCGCAAAGATCAACGCGGCGATGCGGCTGGGCGCGCAGGCCGGTGCGGGCCGTTACGATCCGGCGCAGGGGCTGCAACTGCTGTCCACGACGGTCGGCCAGGTCACCGGGATCGGCGCGTTCGACGCCAGCGCGGTGATCGACTTCGGCGGGTTCAAGAACGTGGTGGCGGCGCTCGGCGGAGTCAGCATGGTGATCGACCAGCGGGTGGCGTCCGAGCACCGCAAGCCGGACGGGTCACCGCGCGATCGGGTGCCCCAGTGTCAGGGGCACGACGACTGCGCCCGGCCGTACACCGGACCGCAGAAGGTGTATCCGCCGAGCTCGACCCCGGTGCGGCTGCGCGCGTGGGAGGCGCTGGACTACGTCCGGCAGCGGTACGGCCTGCCGCACTCCGACTACGACCGGCAGCGGCACCAGCGGCAGTTCCTGACGGCGGTCGCCGGTCAGCTGCACGGGGCGGGCGCGGCCCGGCTGCGGTCGGTGCTGGGCGCGGCGAACGGCTCGCTGCGGTTCAACGGCGGCCGGCACACCCTCGCCGAGTGGGTGGCCGAGCTGCGCGAGATCGATGTGGCAGCGGTGACGACCGTCGGCCTGCCGGGGCGGCCGGTCTTCGAACGCGGGAAGTACCTCGGTGAGCGCCTCGACGCCTCCGGCTTCTTCACCGCGGTGAAGAACGACCGGGTGGCAGCGTTCCTGCTGGACCACCCGGGCGCCGTCACCCTGGACCGTTAG
- a CDS encoding ArsR/SmtB family transcription factor, whose protein sequence is MVQKDTLDRVFACLADPVRRGVLIRLGDGPASVGELTEPTGMTLTGMTKHLRVLEDAGLIVTEKVGRTRMCRLATAPLDEAMAWIAFYQRLWARRLDGLDVFLTLRGGPQQDETHPSDDPKGPRE, encoded by the coding sequence ATGGTTCAGAAAGACACTCTCGATCGGGTCTTCGCGTGCCTGGCCGACCCGGTCCGCCGCGGTGTCCTGATCCGCCTCGGCGACGGCCCGGCCAGCGTCGGCGAGCTCACCGAGCCGACCGGCATGACCCTGACCGGCATGACGAAACACCTGCGCGTCCTCGAGGACGCCGGCCTGATCGTGACCGAGAAGGTGGGGCGCACCCGAATGTGCCGCCTCGCCACCGCGCCGCTCGACGAGGCGATGGCGTGGATCGCCTTCTACCAGCGCCTCTGGGCCCGCCGGCTGGACGGTCTCGACGTCTTCCTCACCCTCCGCGGCGGACCGCAGCAGGACGAGACACACCCATCGGACGACCCGAAAGGACCCCGGGAATGA
- a CDS encoding class I SAM-dependent methyltransferase, with the protein MKRDEQELASSFGRAATAYAAHRPDYAQAAVRWILDTAPGARVLDLGAGTGKLTATIRAAGGAVTAVEPDPAMLAELRRELPDVPALAGGAESIPLPDGSVDAVLAGNAMHWFDMGTAGPEIARVLAPGGVVAGLWNVVDDRIDWVAGLARVSGSAAIGPRDTPDSWRVEAAGIALPGELFTAAEQATFEHGQPRTADSLVATLGTRAGMLVMPADERQAALDRIRAFLASRPETADGEFTLPMLTCVLRARRADGPR; encoded by the coding sequence ATGAAACGGGACGAACAGGAATTGGCCTCCTCCTTCGGGAGGGCGGCCACCGCCTACGCCGCACACCGCCCGGACTACGCGCAGGCCGCCGTGCGCTGGATCCTCGACACCGCGCCGGGCGCGCGCGTGCTCGATCTCGGGGCGGGCACCGGCAAGCTCACCGCCACGATCCGCGCGGCCGGCGGCGCCGTCACCGCCGTCGAACCGGACCCGGCGATGCTGGCCGAGCTGCGCCGGGAGCTGCCGGACGTGCCGGCGCTGGCCGGCGGCGCGGAGTCGATCCCGCTGCCGGACGGCTCGGTCGACGCGGTGCTGGCCGGCAACGCCATGCACTGGTTCGACATGGGCACCGCCGGGCCGGAGATCGCCCGCGTCCTCGCGCCCGGCGGTGTCGTGGCCGGACTCTGGAACGTCGTGGACGACCGGATCGACTGGGTGGCCGGGCTGGCCCGGGTCAGCGGCAGCGCGGCGATCGGCCCGCGGGACACGCCGGACAGCTGGCGGGTCGAGGCGGCCGGCATCGCGCTGCCCGGCGAGCTGTTCACGGCGGCGGAGCAGGCCACGTTCGAGCACGGACAGCCGCGCACCGCGGACTCCCTGGTGGCGACGCTGGGGACGCGGGCCGGGATGCTGGTGATGCCGGCGGACGAGCGGCAGGCCGCCCTCGACCGGATCCGTGCGTTCCTGGCGAGCCGCCCCGAGACCGCCGACGGCGAGTTCACCCTCCCGATGCTGACCTGCGTGCTGCGGGCCCGGAGAGCGGACGGGCCCCGATAA
- a CDS encoding TIGR03086 family metal-binding protein — protein sequence MSTQISDLLDMAAPAVSPVVHGVRDEQLPAATPCADFTVHALLGHLLQVTTNFQALARHADADWSPGPDRVTGDWRDGFDRDLAALREAWSVPEAVEGVSAGMGLPQRTVGLMLVVDLVVHGWDLAAATGQSLRVPGPLLTVTGEFLEQMADKGRAMGAFGPAVTPPDDADEWERMLAMTGRDPRWSGAA from the coding sequence ATGTCCACACAGATCAGCGACCTGCTCGACATGGCCGCGCCGGCGGTGAGCCCGGTGGTGCACGGGGTTCGCGACGAGCAGTTGCCGGCCGCGACGCCCTGCGCCGACTTCACGGTGCACGCCCTGCTCGGCCATCTGCTCCAGGTGACCACCAACTTCCAGGCCCTGGCCCGGCACGCGGACGCCGACTGGAGCCCGGGACCGGACCGGGTGACCGGCGACTGGCGGGACGGTTTCGACCGTGACCTGGCCGCGCTGCGTGAGGCGTGGTCGGTGCCGGAGGCGGTGGAAGGGGTGTCGGCCGGGATGGGGCTGCCGCAGCGCACCGTCGGGCTGATGCTGGTGGTTGACCTGGTGGTGCACGGCTGGGATCTGGCGGCCGCGACCGGGCAGAGTCTGCGGGTGCCGGGACCGCTGCTCACGGTGACCGGGGAGTTCCTGGAGCAGATGGCGGACAAGGGGCGGGCGATGGGGGCGTTCGGTCCGGCGGTGACGCCGCCTGACGACGCGGACGAGTGGGAGAGGATGCTCGCGATGACCGGCCGGGATCCGCGCTGGAGCGGTGCCGCTTAG
- a CDS encoding YdeI/OmpD-associated family protein: MSEPVVFFQDAGQWRQWLAEHHENSPGVWVKIAKKATEVSSITYAEALDGAICFGWIDSQRDKIDDQYWQQRFTPRTKRSPWSQANRDRVERLIAADLMHPSGQREVDAAKADGRWEAAYASQSKMTVPDDLQAALDEDPDAAEFFATLDSKNRYAVLYRVQSAKKAETRAQRIEKFVAMLANKEKIYP; encoded by the coding sequence ATGAGTGAGCCCGTTGTCTTCTTCCAGGATGCCGGCCAGTGGCGTCAATGGCTGGCTGAGCATCATGAGAACAGCCCCGGCGTCTGGGTCAAGATCGCCAAGAAGGCGACCGAGGTATCGAGCATCACCTACGCCGAAGCGCTGGACGGCGCGATCTGCTTCGGATGGATCGACAGCCAGCGCGACAAGATCGACGACCAGTACTGGCAGCAGCGGTTCACCCCGCGTACCAAGCGCAGTCCCTGGTCCCAGGCCAACCGCGACCGTGTCGAGCGGCTGATCGCGGCGGACCTGATGCACCCCTCCGGGCAACGGGAGGTCGACGCCGCCAAGGCGGACGGCCGGTGGGAGGCGGCGTACGCGTCGCAGAGCAAGATGACCGTGCCCGACGACCTGCAGGCCGCCCTGGACGAGGACCCGGACGCGGCGGAGTTCTTCGCCACCCTGGACAGCAAGAACCGGTACGCGGTGCTCTATCGCGTCCAGAGCGCGAAAAAGGCCGAGACGCGCGCCCAGCGCATCGAGAAATTCGTCGCGATGCTGGCGAACAAGGAGAAAATCTATCCCTGA
- a CDS encoding DUF6069 family protein translates to MPEPRRAAVVALGVTAAVALNLVVYAIGRAAGATYRFTSRGEPAEVDALTVAGFSAVPLLLGLSVVALLAPRAGWVATAALIAGPFLAVATVPLMTLAADFDTASTAALAICHLVLVPVIILAVRRMRTPHPAAT, encoded by the coding sequence ATGCCTGAGCCGCGACGGGCCGCGGTGGTCGCGCTCGGCGTCACCGCCGCGGTCGCGCTCAACCTCGTGGTGTACGCGATCGGCCGGGCCGCCGGCGCCACCTACCGGTTCACCTCGCGGGGCGAGCCGGCCGAGGTTGACGCACTCACCGTGGCCGGGTTCAGCGCGGTGCCCCTGCTGCTCGGCCTGTCGGTCGTCGCGCTGCTGGCACCCCGGGCCGGCTGGGTGGCGACGGCCGCGCTGATCGCCGGCCCGTTCCTGGCGGTCGCCACGGTCCCGCTCATGACGCTTGCCGCCGACTTCGACACGGCCAGCACGGCGGCCCTGGCGATCTGCCACCTCGTGCTGGTGCCGGTGATCATCCTCGCGGTCCGGCGGATGCGAACGCCACACCCCGCCGCGACCTGA
- a CDS encoding GNAT family N-acetyltransferase translates to MRIRAAHDGELAALREIEQAAGEAFREIGMPEIADDEPLPVAVLAGYAAAGRAWVAVDDADRPAGYLIADELDGHLHIEQVSVHPAHARRGIGRRLIDHLPGTLTLTTFAAVPWNAPYYRRCGFVVLADGELTPALRAVREREAAHGLDRWPRVCMRR, encoded by the coding sequence ATGCGGATCCGAGCGGCCCACGACGGGGAACTGGCGGCGCTGCGGGAGATCGAGCAGGCCGCCGGGGAGGCGTTCCGGGAGATCGGCATGCCGGAGATCGCCGACGACGAGCCGCTGCCGGTGGCGGTGCTCGCCGGGTATGCGGCGGCCGGCCGGGCCTGGGTCGCCGTGGACGACGCGGACCGGCCGGCCGGCTACCTGATCGCCGACGAGCTGGACGGGCACCTGCACATCGAGCAGGTGTCGGTGCATCCGGCGCACGCGCGCCGGGGGATCGGCCGGCGGCTGATCGACCACCTGCCCGGGACGCTGACGCTGACCACGTTCGCCGCCGTCCCGTGGAACGCGCCCTATTACCGGCGGTGCGGGTTCGTCGTGCTGGCCGACGGCGAGCTGACCCCGGCGCTGCGGGCGGTCCGGGAGCGGGAGGCGGCGCACGGCCTGGACCGCTGGCCGCGGGTCTGCATGCGCCGCTGA
- a CDS encoding CbtB domain-containing protein has protein sequence MPKASAPTTAAIPAVSPRLVAAAATVTGVMLLMAYLVAFDQGALSQSGMYLHELMHDGRHLLGVPCH, from the coding sequence GTGCCCAAGGCATCCGCGCCCACCACCGCCGCCATTCCGGCCGTCTCGCCGCGCCTCGTCGCCGCCGCGGCCACCGTCACCGGTGTCATGCTGCTGATGGCCTACCTGGTCGCGTTCGACCAGGGCGCCCTGTCGCAGTCCGGCATGTACCTGCACGAGCTCATGCACGACGGCCGCCACCTGCTCGGCGTGCCCTGCCACTAA
- a CDS encoding maleylpyruvate isomerase family mycothiol-dependent enzyme has translation MEYSDVLRLIDDRAAAFRAAIAAAPDLDALVPSCPGWTLFDLAQHLGEGRRKWAAIVAAGPAGAPPSKPVWESPAPRDRAALLDWWDASARQLVDALREAGPDRGCWSWWGRSQSPETTGAAARHQLQEIAVHTYDAQLTAGAPQPLPEEVALDGVDEFLATCAATTVPWPHEPATVDHHATEGRSWRLFLSAEGARNTDSTRHPAEAADASVEGTASDIVLLFYCRIPLDALKVEGDRRVIDQLIAWEPE, from the coding sequence ATGGAATACTCTGACGTGCTCCGGCTGATCGACGACCGGGCCGCCGCGTTCCGGGCCGCGATCGCCGCCGCCCCCGACCTCGACGCGCTGGTGCCGAGCTGTCCCGGGTGGACCCTGTTCGACCTGGCGCAGCACCTGGGTGAGGGCCGCCGCAAGTGGGCCGCGATCGTCGCCGCCGGCCCGGCCGGCGCTCCCCCGTCCAAGCCGGTCTGGGAGAGCCCGGCCCCGCGGGACCGCGCGGCGCTGCTGGACTGGTGGGACGCGTCGGCACGGCAGTTGGTGGACGCCCTGCGCGAGGCCGGCCCGGACCGCGGCTGCTGGTCGTGGTGGGGCCGATCGCAGTCGCCGGAGACGACCGGCGCCGCGGCCCGCCACCAGTTGCAGGAGATCGCGGTGCACACCTACGACGCGCAGCTCACCGCGGGCGCGCCGCAGCCGCTGCCCGAGGAGGTCGCGCTCGACGGCGTCGACGAGTTCCTCGCCACCTGCGCCGCGACGACCGTCCCCTGGCCGCACGAGCCGGCCACGGTCGACCACCACGCCACCGAGGGCCGGTCCTGGCGACTGTTCCTCTCCGCCGAGGGCGCCCGCAACACCGACAGCACCCGCCATCCGGCCGAGGCGGCCGACGCGTCCGTCGAGGGCACGGCCAGCGACATCGTGCTGCTCTTCTACTGCCGGATCCCGCTCGACGCCCTGAAGGTCGAGGGTGACCGCCGGGTCATCGACCAGCTCATCGCCTGGGAACCGGAGTAG
- a CDS encoding DUF2332 domain-containing protein → MTTPSIYAEFAAREARGVSPAYDRLATAVAADPEILELLGTVPPAKRQPNLLFAVVRRLGGPVGDPAAFHDYAVAHWPAIRTGLLTRATQTNEIGRCALLLPILAALPQPLALLEVGASAGLNLYPDRYGYDYDGHRIGADEPVLTCALTGTPAPRRLPEIAWRAGLDRNPLTITDPDDRAWLEALIWPEHHERRDRLHQAAALAAQPPLTRGDLVDDLPALAAQAPRDATLVVFHTSVLYQVPPPRRERFAALVRDLPGHWISVEAPGVIPLGQLPAPPDGALHNVVALDGAAKGWARPHGQALTWFA, encoded by the coding sequence GTGACGACCCCGTCGATCTATGCCGAGTTCGCCGCCCGCGAGGCCCGCGGGGTCTCCCCCGCCTACGACCGCCTCGCCACCGCTGTCGCCGCCGACCCGGAGATCCTGGAGCTGCTCGGCACGGTCCCGCCGGCGAAACGGCAGCCGAACCTGCTCTTCGCCGTGGTGCGCCGGCTCGGCGGCCCGGTCGGCGACCCGGCGGCGTTCCACGACTACGCCGTCGCCCACTGGCCGGCGATCCGAACCGGTCTGCTGACCCGCGCCACCCAGACCAACGAGATCGGCCGCTGCGCGCTGCTGCTGCCGATCCTGGCCGCCCTGCCGCAGCCGCTCGCCCTGCTGGAGGTCGGCGCGTCGGCCGGCCTCAACCTCTACCCCGACCGGTACGGCTACGACTACGACGGTCACCGGATCGGCGCTGACGAACCCGTGCTGACCTGCGCGCTCACCGGAACACCCGCCCCGCGGCGACTGCCCGAGATCGCCTGGCGGGCCGGCCTGGACCGCAATCCGCTGACCATCACCGACCCGGACGACCGGGCCTGGCTGGAGGCGCTGATCTGGCCGGAACACCACGAGCGCCGCGACCGCCTGCACCAGGCCGCCGCCCTCGCCGCGCAGCCCCCGCTCACCCGCGGCGACCTCGTCGACGACCTGCCCGCCCTGGCCGCCCAGGCGCCGCGGGACGCCACCCTGGTCGTCTTCCACACATCGGTGCTCTACCAGGTCCCGCCGCCGCGCCGGGAGCGGTTCGCCGCGCTGGTCCGCGACCTCCCCGGCCACTGGATCTCGGTGGAGGCGCCCGGCGTGATCCCTCTCGGTCAGCTCCCCGCGCCACCGGACGGCGCCCTGCACAACGTCGTCGCCCTCGACGGCGCCGCGAAGGGCTGGGCCCGCCCGCACGGCCAGGCGCTCACCTGGTTCGCCTGA
- a CDS encoding nitroreductase family deazaflavin-dependent oxidoreductase, whose translation MTEWGTRPTFDPPAGWFHNLVAQPRVTVEDGAFTYEATAAVLTGTERDTVFARAVEQDAGWAQYERASGRVLPVVALTAIPGPPRFNASTPGGMLRVVHD comes from the coding sequence ATTACCGAGTGGGGCACCCGGCCGACGTTTGATCCGCCGGCGGGGTGGTTCCACAATCTGGTGGCGCAGCCGCGGGTGACCGTGGAGGACGGCGCGTTCACCTATGAGGCGACGGCCGCGGTGCTGACCGGGACCGAGCGGGACACGGTGTTCGCCCGCGCGGTGGAGCAGGACGCCGGGTGGGCGCAGTACGAGCGGGCGTCCGGCCGGGTGCTGCCGGTGGTGGCGCTGACCGCGATTCCGGGTCCGCCGCGGTTCAACGCGTCGACGCCGGGCGGCATGTTGCGGGTCGTGCACGACTGA
- a CDS encoding EamA family transporter, producing the protein MSADVLERTAARPRSGRSLAAGLATMVGSAASNQVGAAVGAHAFGVIGPAGVVAVRQFVAAAVLLPVARPNLRRFTWAQWWPTLLLGLVFATMNLSLYTAVDRIGLGLAVTLEFLGPLAVALAGSRTRLDLACAVGAGAGVYVLVLPGGSSDWFGIGSGLLAAVCWAAYILLNRMLGARLPGLQAPAAATTVSALMYLPVVVALVLRGSWSWTAVAFAVGAGVLSSVVPYACDLVALRTVPPQFFGVVMSVHPVFAALAGLVLLGEVLAAHEWTGIAVVVAVNVVAVVAHRARSL; encoded by the coding sequence GTGAGCGCGGATGTTCTGGAGCGGACGGCGGCCCGGCCGCGGTCGGGCCGGTCGCTGGCGGCGGGCCTGGCGACGATGGTGGGCAGCGCGGCGTCGAATCAGGTGGGCGCGGCGGTGGGCGCGCACGCGTTCGGCGTGATCGGGCCGGCCGGGGTGGTGGCGGTACGGCAGTTCGTGGCCGCGGCGGTGCTGCTGCCGGTGGCGCGGCCGAACCTGCGGCGGTTCACCTGGGCGCAGTGGTGGCCGACGCTGCTGCTCGGGCTGGTGTTCGCGACGATGAATCTGAGCCTGTACACCGCGGTGGACCGGATCGGGCTGGGGCTGGCGGTGACGCTGGAGTTCCTCGGTCCCCTCGCGGTGGCGCTCGCCGGGTCGCGGACGCGGCTGGACCTGGCGTGCGCGGTGGGCGCGGGTGCGGGTGTCTACGTGCTGGTGCTGCCGGGTGGCAGCAGCGACTGGTTCGGCATCGGGTCGGGTCTGCTCGCGGCGGTGTGCTGGGCCGCCTACATCCTGCTGAACCGGATGCTGGGCGCCCGGCTGCCGGGTCTGCAGGCCCCGGCCGCGGCGACGACGGTGTCGGCGCTGATGTATCTGCCGGTGGTCGTGGCGCTGGTCCTGCGGGGATCGTGGTCGTGGACCGCGGTGGCGTTCGCGGTGGGGGCGGGTGTGCTGAGCTCGGTGGTGCCGTACGCCTGCGATCTGGTGGCGCTGCGGACCGTACCCCCGCAATTTTTCGGGGTGGTGATGAGCGTCCACCCGGTGTTCGCCGCGCTGGCCGGGCTGGTGTTGCTGGGTGAGGTCCTGGCCGCGCACGAATGGACGGGCATCGCGGTGGTGGTGGCGGTGAACGTGGTCGCGGTGGTCGCCCATCGGGCGCGGTCGTTGTAG
- a CDS encoding SPW repeat domain-containing protein gives MPDTEPYPPDGTAEPNRAELVVQRPPVFVMVIGGWVVAAPLILDHAAAGVAFAGITDVTVGTALVILAAIRLRHRAAAWLNLVNVALGAVLIAAPFVQGFADTAQRATLNDVLAGLMVIMLAGVSWLVDRPAKSRASVTSATALPESVYASRTPVTSGSRTPPSAEVSPVTGRTPHRPDDLRRRPDREVPAAARQLVDKVGVMGEQQPPPRLPRRDGRRRERAHGPRLTRRASARRRRSGRERRPSRRAPGRRYPGSTNGVVVVSAPTPSRSRIGRL, from the coding sequence ATGCCTGACACGGAGCCCTACCCGCCGGACGGGACCGCCGAGCCGAACCGGGCCGAGCTCGTCGTCCAGCGGCCCCCAGTGTTCGTGATGGTCATCGGCGGCTGGGTGGTCGCGGCGCCGCTGATCCTCGATCACGCCGCCGCCGGCGTCGCGTTCGCCGGGATCACCGATGTGACCGTCGGAACGGCCCTGGTGATCCTGGCCGCGATCCGGCTGCGCCACCGGGCCGCCGCGTGGCTGAACCTGGTCAACGTCGCGCTGGGCGCCGTACTGATCGCCGCGCCGTTCGTGCAGGGCTTCGCCGACACCGCGCAACGCGCCACGCTCAACGACGTCCTCGCCGGCCTCATGGTGATCATGCTGGCCGGTGTGAGCTGGCTGGTGGACCGGCCGGCAAAGAGCCGAGCTTCGGTGACAAGCGCCACGGCGCTCCCGGAATCGGTGTACGCGTCGCGCACACCCGTCACGTCCGGGTCCCGCACGCCCCCGTCAGCCGAGGTCAGCCCGGTCACCGGACGCACGCCGCACCGCCCGGACGATCTGCGGCGCCGCCCGGATCGTGAGGTGCCCGCGGCCGCACGTCAGCTCGTAGACAAGGTCGGCGTGATGGGCGAACAGCAGCCTCCTCCTCGCCTGCCTCGCCGAGACGGCCGGCGTCGCGAGCGCGCTCATGGTCCCAGACTCACCCGCCGGGCGAGCGCACGCCGTCGGAGATCCGGCCGCGAACGACGACCGTCGCGCCGAGCACCCGGTCGCCGCTATCCCGGCAGCACGAACGGCGTCGTCGTGGTCAGCGCGCCGACCCCCAGCCGCTCCAGAATTGGCCGACTCTGA
- a CDS encoding LysR family transcriptional regulator: MDVQLRHLRALVAVVDTGTFTDAAAELGTSQAAVSRSVAALETALGVRILQRTTRHLAPTPTGEQILAGARRILAETAHLHRVAEQSRSELRVGYAWAALGKHTRRLQRAWTGAPLVFVQSNTATAGLSEGAADVAVLRRGLLAVAGDGAPSGPGASSGPGASSGPGSGTPADQLATPLGPPLADPRFGTALIGLENRCAAIATDNPLARRRTLRVEDLTRYTVAIDARTGTTTPGLWPPGQGPAAIRSTHGVDEWLTLIAAGQAVGITSEATANQNPRPGVAYRMLRAVPKIEVWLAWWRDDPPAQLPDLIRLGREAYAGS, encoded by the coding sequence ATGGATGTACAGCTGCGGCACCTGCGCGCCCTGGTCGCCGTCGTCGACACCGGCACGTTCACCGACGCCGCCGCCGAACTCGGCACCTCCCAGGCGGCGGTCTCCCGCTCGGTGGCCGCGCTGGAGACCGCGCTCGGCGTACGCATCCTGCAGCGCACCACCCGGCACCTCGCACCCACCCCGACCGGCGAGCAGATCCTCGCCGGCGCCCGCCGGATCCTCGCCGAGACGGCCCACCTGCACCGCGTCGCCGAACAGTCCCGCAGCGAACTGCGTGTCGGGTACGCCTGGGCCGCCCTCGGCAAACACACCCGCCGCCTGCAGCGGGCCTGGACCGGGGCGCCGCTGGTCTTCGTGCAGTCCAACACCGCGACCGCCGGCCTCAGCGAAGGCGCCGCCGACGTGGCGGTGCTCCGCCGCGGCCTGCTCGCGGTCGCCGGGGACGGCGCGCCTTCCGGGCCCGGCGCGTCTTCCGGTCCCGGCGCGTCTTCCGGCCCCGGCTCCGGGACACCCGCTGATCAGCTCGCCACTCCCCTCGGCCCGCCCCTAGCCGACCCCCGCTTCGGCACCGCGCTGATCGGGCTGGAGAACCGGTGCGCCGCCATCGCCACCGACAACCCCCTCGCCCGGCGCCGCACCCTGCGCGTCGAGGACCTCACCCGGTACACCGTCGCGATCGACGCCCGCACCGGCACCACCACTCCGGGGCTCTGGCCGCCCGGCCAGGGACCGGCCGCGATCCGCTCCACCCACGGCGTCGACGAGTGGCTCACCCTGATCGCCGCCGGTCAGGCCGTCGGCATCACCTCCGAGGCGACCGCCAACCAGAACCCGCGACCCGGCGTCGCGTACCGGATGCTCCGCGCCGTCCCGAAGATCGAGGTGTGGCTCGCCTGGTGGCGCGACGACCCGCCGGCCCAGTTGCCCGATCTGATCAGGCTCGGCCGAGAGGCGTACGCCGGAAGTTGA